In Lathyrus oleraceus cultivar Zhongwan6 chromosome 2, CAAS_Psat_ZW6_1.0, whole genome shotgun sequence, the DNA window CTACATTATTGTTTAGGATTTACGCCCCATTGCACCACTCAAGAAGAGAGACGATGATATATTACTTTTTTTCAAGTTATATGATCCAGAAAAAGAGGAGCTAAAGTACTGGATAATTTCTTTTGTGATTTCAACATATGTTGGGGTAAAAGGTGGACCTTAGTTGACACCAAATATATTTCCCTTTTATGGCAGGTATGCTGGAAGGCTTTTTGTGAACCCATCTGATAAGCCATCAGAAATCTTAACAAGGTTGAATAAATTGGCTGGTTATGATCCTGATGAAGAGATTGAACTTTATGAGGTTGGTTTGTGTTGTCAAATGTATAATTTATCCTACAACTTCATAAAAATTTATAATTGTTGTAGTGCATCCTTGCATATTCAGAAGCCATATGCTTTGTTATTAAGTTTGGGTCAGGTGGTCATGGTTTTAGTTGTTTAGTACCTAAGCTTGCGTGATGGAAAATAAAATACACCGTGTTCTATGAAAGTTAGTCATTTTTGCATATAACTTAACAGAAGGGAAAGAGCATTTTCTAATGGTATATTCATGTTCTCCATCGTCTGCTCCCTACCAACGACTTTAATCAAGTAGTGGTTACTGAGTTAATTGTGCCTATTGCTGTGCAGGAAATTAAGTTTGAACCAAAGGTCATGTGTGAGCCTGTTGACAAGAATCTTACATTTCTAGAAAGCGAGGTATAGTGCATAAAAAGTTGGTGCACACTAAGTTACTGTATCATTGGTTTTCCTATTGATTATTTTTCTTCCATGAATGCAGTTCGGAAATGGTGATATCATATGCTTTCAGAAAGCTTCTGCAATGGATAACGGGAAACATATCCGTAATCCTGACGTGCCTTCATATTTGAAATATGTGCACAATCTTCAGGTAATTTCTTTTTGAGGTTTTTTCTAGGTTTGGCTCAAATTGAgcatttttatttttattttcagttaTCTTTTTCTCCCTCACCGAAAGAATCTGAATATGAAGAATCATTGAAGAAGCAAAACAAGAACATTATAACTGAAGAAATGAATGCTATGATAGATGAAAATGTCATTGCTGCAATTGACAGAGTTTTATCAGAAGGGATTACCATTTCAATACAATCTCAGCATTCTGTCCAAGGACAACAAGTTTCACTCTCACTACCTGAGCAACTTCTTCAGGAATTGAGTGATATTGTCTTCAAAGAAGATTTAgttgaaaattttaaaaaaggtCTCACTCCTGAAATTGACTTCAACTTAGTCATGGAAAAAATTGACGCCTATGCCGACCTCTTTTCCTCTCACCAATTAGAACAAGTCGGTGCTGTTAAAAACCTTCTCAAGAACCTTGTGAGGGTATTTGAAAAAATGGAATATTTGAAAAAAAAGCAAGACTCGGCTAAGAAGAGCACTGACAAACACAATGAAGCATTGAAGAAGACAAGAGAGAAAATATTGACCTCGCAGACTTCATTCACAAACCATCAAACCCAACTCAACTCTCTTGATGGTGAGATTGCTGATCTTAAAGCCAAACTTGAAAAACTACAAGGTGACAGGGAGAGTATTGCTGAGATTCAAGATCAAGAGAAAGATAAGATCACTTCATTGAATAAAGAAGTTAAATCCATTTTCCATTGCCTTGTAGACGATCACATCAAGGTTAAAGCCGTTGAAGATAAAATTCCGGAGGTTCAAGCTGATTTGGAAAATTCTGAGAAGCTATATCAGTTCATGAAGGCAGCACCTCCATTTTGATTTTACTTATATTCTAGTTTACACTCTAGCTTTCCATTTTAGTATTAAGAATACTTGTCACAAATTTATTTTAAGTATTGACGTTTTACTCAAATTTGGTAGATGTGATATGCTACTTCGAATGAAGACTATTTTTTACCAGATTTTTGAGACATATGATTTAATAATGCTCAAACAAAGTCACCAACTCGAAAAAAGTTCTGTTTTTGGTTTTCTTGTTATAGTAGATTAATGATATATgatttatttttcaaaaattgttttaGAGTATGGAATTTCTAAAGATTGGTTTAGAGTGTATGAAATTTGGACAACATTCAAAAATTTGATTTATCGTTTCTATTAGCATTGACTCGATTCAAGTAGTGTCTTGAACCTAGAGTTAGGGAGTTCGACTTATATTTTAGTTAGAGCTGTCAAAATGAATTTTAAGAATGAGTCAGATTTCATTAAATCAAATGTAAGTATATTAACTTTACCAACAATTCGgtaatataaattaaatatatcAATTGTACACAAACAAAAACATGTCAACTGTGTATGTTTTAATTTCACCTGTTCATCATTGTTGATTGACGAATGAAGATATTCAACACCGATCAACCTTACATGTTCATCATTGTTGATTGACGAATGAAGATATTCAACACTGATCAACCTTATTGTGTTATAGTGGTTCAACCTTCATCATTGTTGATTGACGAATGGAGATATTCAACACTGATCAACCTTATTGTGTTATAGTGGTTCTTCGACAACTCACATTTAGATTGGAGTTTATTTTGATTGAGAATGAATAAGAAAAGTTTATTGTTTTATATTGTGAAGCGCAAATGAACTAAACATGTCCATTTATATAAGTTTTTTTGTGCAGTGCAGTCTACAAAAAGTGCGATCTAGACCACATAATCATGTATTAATAAGGTTTAGATTCTATAATCTAaaatcaaaatttatttatttacatATATTTGGTCCAATTCATTACAATCCATTCAGAcataaaatcaaattaaataattTATCAATAATTAGTTTTTAATAACAATTAACCCTActataattaattaataattgattataaaaattcatttgattaattaaataattaaccTAACAATTTTCCGCTTGGATAACAACAATcaattattaaaaaaaattatattagAATATCAATAATGGTCAAAACAGTAATCAATCAAAAGAGAAATAAATTTTAACATTGCAGAAATTGTATCTAATAGAGAAAATAAATCATACATGTTAAAAATTCACAACTTATATAAAGAATGATGAACTTAAAGTAAGTTTAAGAGAAATATGTTATAAAGAATGACCCAAATTATATGATTATGCTAATAATAAACTTACACTAATCCAAAATATTATAAAATTTACTAATGTGTACAAGTCATTTCTCGGATTTTAGTAATGGGTTTTTAAATTAAAGGTTATAGAATATGCACATAGATCTAAGAGTAGTAGTTCATATGTGTACCATATTAAGAGATTAATTACCAGGGTCGGGTCAATCATATCGAAGGCCgttctaattttaaaaatatgttcaatttttttttaaatacaattataataattaaaaaaatatataaaaaatacaattatttattaattaaaaataaatttaattataattattttgagtgTTGATCAATCTTAATTTCTGTATAAGTTAAATTTTTATCAtaacattttttttaattattgaatttttttaataatatttatttatttttattaatatttataaaaaaaaattttaaaattttggaACCTTCTAAAATGTAAGGCTCTATGTTGCGGTACATATTGCACATGCATAGGGCCGGGTCTGGTAATTACATTTAATcataaatatttttataacaCAATATCATACTCGATAGGAGTATTGATATTATATTTG includes these proteins:
- the LOC127117750 gene encoding ubiquitin C-terminal hydrolase 12 isoform X1, translating into MAGSSMGESKTLPFRFTWRIDRFSQMSAERIYSDVFEVEGYKWRVLIFPKGNNVDCLSMYLDAADSSSLPEGSTRFARFSLTVVSQIHTGFSWRKDSKHQFNKQQSDWGFTSFMPLKELFDPSRGYLVNDTLVVEVLVICDVYENDTAEHLRERLKKEQEDLCTNIEKSSQDLLDGFVQERLKEEQEDICNVIEKSAQNLTDGLVQERLKEEQEDLCTIIKVVQHEDLAEQIGNDIYFGLVDYNKVKSFRVPKDTSFNIFKEEVAKELGIPAQFQRFWLWVKRKNHTYRPFRALTQIEEAGQVGQLRQLKKVKGAELKLFLEVERGLDLRPIAPLKKRDDDILLFFKLYDPEKEELKYAGRLFVNPSDKPSEILTRLNKLAGYDPDEEIELYEEIKFEPKVMCEPVDKNLTFLESEFGNGDIICFQKASAMDNGKHIRNPDVPSYLKYVHNLQLSFSPSPKESEYEESLKKQNKNIITEEMNAMIDENVIAAIDRVLSEGITISIQSQHSVQGQQVSLSLPEQLLQELSDIVFKEDLVENFKKGLTPEIDFNLVMEKIDAYADLFSSHQLEQVGAVKNLLKNLVRVFEKMEYLKKKQDSAKKSTDKHNEALKKTREKILTSQTSFTNHQTQLNSLDGEIADLKAKLEKLQGDRESIAEIQDQEKDKITSLNKEVKSIFHCLVDDHIKVKAVEDKIPEVQADLENSEKLYQFMKAAPPF
- the LOC127117750 gene encoding ubiquitin C-terminal hydrolase 12 isoform X2 is translated as MAGSSMGESKTLPFRFTWRIDRFSQMSAERIYSDVFEVEGYKWRVLIFPKGNNVDCLSMYLDAADSSSLPEGSTRFARFSLTVVSQIHTGFSWRKDSKHQFNKQQSDWGFTSFMPLKELFDPSRGYLVNDTLVVEVLVICDVYENDTAEHLRERLKKEQEDLCTNIEKSSQDLLDGFVQERLKEEQEDICNVIEKSAQNLTDGLVQERLKEEQEDLCTIIKVVQHEDLAEQIGNDIYFGLVDYNKVKSFRVPKDTSFNIFKEEVAKELGIPAQFQRFWLWVKRKNHTYRPFRPLTQIEEAGPVGQLRQLKKVKGAELKLFLEVERGLDLRPIAPLKKRDDDILLFFKLYDPEKEELKYAGRLFVNPSDKPSEILTRLNKLAGYDPDEEIELYEEIKFEPKVMCEPVDKNLTFLESEFGNGDIICFQKASAMDNGKHIRNPDVPSYLKYVHNLQLSFSPSPKESEYEESLKKQNKNIITEEMNAMIDENVIAAIDRVLSEGITISIQSQHSVQGQQVSLSLPEQLLQELSDIVFKEDLVENFKKGLTPEIDFNLVMEKIDAYADLFSSHQLEQVGAVKNLLKNLVRVFEKMEYLKKKQDSAKKSTDKHNEALKKTREKILTSQTSFTNHQTQLNSLDGEIADLKAKLEKLQGDRESIAEIQDQEKDKITSLNKEVKSIFHCLVDDHIKVKAVEDKIPEVQADLENSEKLYQFMKAAPPF
- the LOC127117750 gene encoding uncharacterized protein LOC127117750 isoform X3; this encodes MPLKELFDPSRGYLVNDTLVVEVLVICDVYENDTAEHLRERLKKEQEDLCTNIEKSSQDLLDGFVQERLKEEQEDICNVIEKSAQNLTDGLVQERLKEEQEDLCTIIKVVQHEDLAEQIGNDIYFGLVDYNKVKSFRVPKDTSFNIFKEEVAKELGIPAQFQRFWLWVKRKNHTYRPFRALTQIEEAGQVGQLRQLKKVKGAELKLFLEVERGLDLRPIAPLKKRDDDILLFFKLYDPEKEELKYAGRLFVNPSDKPSEILTRLNKLAGYDPDEEIELYEEIKFEPKVMCEPVDKNLTFLESEFGNGDIICFQKASAMDNGKHIRNPDVPSYLKYVHNLQLSFSPSPKESEYEESLKKQNKNIITEEMNAMIDENVIAAIDRVLSEGITISIQSQHSVQGQQVSLSLPEQLLQELSDIVFKEDLVENFKKGLTPEIDFNLVMEKIDAYADLFSSHQLEQVGAVKNLLKNLVRVFEKMEYLKKKQDSAKKSTDKHNEALKKTREKILTSQTSFTNHQTQLNSLDGEIADLKAKLEKLQGDRESIAEIQDQEKDKITSLNKEVKSIFHCLVDDHIKVKAVEDKIPEVQADLENSEKLYQFMKAAPPF